A single genomic interval of Gammaproteobacteria bacterium harbors:
- a CDS encoding response regulator → MSEAKDILIVEDEEKLAKLLADYLKAAGYEPRIIDRGDTVVDSVRENPPAAMLLDLMLPGGDGMEICREIRQFSQLPILMVTARVEEIDRLLGLELGADDYICKPYSPREVVARLKAVLRRIERGGDTSNLPITVDRDSYTARCNDKELELTPVEFRLLATLVESPGRVFSRDKLLDHIYEDHRVVADRTVDSHVKNLRRKLVDAGMGEDIIRSIYGVGYKLDI, encoded by the coding sequence ATGAGCGAAGCAAAAGACATCCTGATCGTGGAGGACGAAGAGAAGCTGGCGAAGCTGCTGGCCGATTACCTCAAGGCTGCGGGTTACGAACCGCGGATCATCGATCGCGGTGACACCGTGGTGGACAGCGTGCGCGAGAATCCACCGGCCGCCATGCTGCTCGACCTCATGCTGCCGGGCGGCGACGGCATGGAGATCTGCCGCGAGATCCGCCAGTTCTCGCAGCTGCCGATCCTGATGGTCACGGCGCGCGTCGAGGAAATCGATCGCCTGCTCGGCCTGGAACTCGGCGCCGACGACTACATCTGCAAGCCCTATTCACCGCGCGAAGTGGTCGCCCGCCTGAAGGCCGTGCTGCGACGCATCGAACGCGGCGGCGACACCTCCAACCTGCCGATCACGGTTGATCGCGATTCCTACACCGCGCGGTGCAACGACAAGGAGCTGGAACTGACACCGGTCGAGTTCCGCCTCCTGGCGACCCTGGTCGAAAGCCCGGGGCGCGTGTTCTCGCGCGACAAGTTGCTTGACCACATCTATGAAGACCATCGGGTCGTGGCCGATCGCACCGTGGACTCGCATGTCAAGAACCTGCGCCGCAAGCTGGTCGATGCCGGCATGGGCGAGGACATCATTCGTTCCATTTACGGCGTCGGTTACAAGCTCGACATCTGA
- a CDS encoding ATP-binding protein produces MPIPLILSWSGGKDAAMTLHALQQDPRYEVVALLTTLNRDYRRIVMHGVREDVLDAQAAALGLPLDKLWLPVAPDNSAYEAVMREAMLRWQAKGVHHVAFGDLFLEDVRDYRIAQLARVGMEGVFPLFGSDTRQLARHLIREGFKAKLSCVDGSQLPAHFAGRDFDSALLADLPAGVDPCGENGEFHSCIEAGPIFRQPLRVRRGESVTRDSRFHYVDLLLDD; encoded by the coding sequence ATGCCGATACCCCTGATACTTTCCTGGAGCGGTGGCAAGGACGCCGCGATGACCCTGCATGCACTGCAGCAGGATCCGCGCTATGAGGTCGTGGCGCTGCTGACCACCCTGAACCGCGATTACCGCCGCATTGTCATGCATGGCGTGCGGGAGGACGTGCTGGATGCACAGGCAGCGGCACTGGGCCTGCCATTGGACAAGCTGTGGCTGCCGGTCGCACCCGACAACAGCGCCTACGAAGCCGTCATGCGTGAGGCCATGCTGCGCTGGCAGGCGAAAGGCGTGCATCACGTCGCGTTCGGTGACCTGTTTCTCGAGGACGTTCGCGACTACCGGATTGCACAACTGGCCAGGGTCGGCATGGAGGGCGTGTTCCCGCTGTTCGGCAGTGACACCCGGCAACTGGCCCGACATTTGATTCGCGAGGGATTCAAGGCGAAGCTTTCTTGCGTGGACGGAAGCCAGCTGCCGGCGCATTTCGCCGGCCGTGATTTCGATTCAGCCCTGCTGGCGGACCTGCCGGCCGGTGTCGACCCTTGCGGGGAAAATGGCGAGTTCCACAGCTGCATCGAAGCCGGGCCGATCTTTCGGCAACCGCTGCGGGTTCGCCGCGGCGAGAGCGTGACGCGGGACAGCCGTTTCCATTACGTCGACCTGCTGCTGGACGACTGA
- a CDS encoding lipoprotein: MRTTARFLSLPVFLLLAVLASACGQKGDLYFPDEADKATSTSSAAGGDKAVTESGEAEGEE, from the coding sequence ATGCGAACCACTGCACGCTTCCTGTCCTTGCCCGTCTTCCTGCTGCTCGCAGTGCTTGCCAGTGCCTGCGGCCAGAAGGGCGACCTGTATTTCCCGGATGAGGCAGACAAGGCCACCTCGACGTCGAGTGCAGCCGGCGGCGACAAAGCGGTGACCGAGAGCGGCGAAGCGGAGGGCGAGGAATAA
- the polA gene encoding DNA polymerase I → MSRQPLVLVDGSSYLYRAFHALPPLTTSKGEPTGALYGVANMLRRMPKEFGSDNIAVVFDAKGKTFRDEMFEEYKANRPPMPDELRSQVEPLHELVAALGFPILQVKGVEADDVIGTLAIAAAEKGQEVIVSTGDKDMAQLVKPHITLINTMTNKRMDRDGVKEKFDVWPEQIIDYLALVGDSSDNIPGVPKVGPKTAAKWLAEYESVDKLLEHADDIKGKVGESLRENIEQLKLSRELATIRCDVALEESPEQLKMQAPDVDTLRDMYARFEFRTWAEQLDQGGTDGGEASGSGAAEPAVADRLEGDYETVLDRKAFDAWLKKLKKAKLIAFDTETTSLQYMEAEIVGVSFAVEAGKAAYVPLAHDYADAPEQLDRDEILSELKTLLEDPQVKKLGHHLKYDMHVLANHGIELKGLAHDTMLESYVLNSTASRHDMDTLALKHLDHQNIKYEEVAGKGKKQKRFDEVSIDIAAPYAAEDADITLRLHEHLWPQLEKDKTLRELYEELEIPLASVLERMEHRGVLIDRQQLADQSHELAEKMADLEKRAYEEAGKEFNLGSPKQLQQILFEEQGLPVIRKTPKGQPSTAEDVLQELAPDYALPSLIIEHRGLSKLKSTYTDKLPEMINGETGRVHTSYHQAVAATGRLSSSDPNLQNIPIRSEEGRRIRQAFVAPEKHLLLAADYSQIELRIMAHLSGDESLLAAFREDRDIHRATAAEILEKPLDEVSDNERRSAKAVNFGLIYGMSAFGLAKQLGISRGEAQEYVDRYFDRYPGVRRYMDDTRESAKDKGYVETLFGRRLYLPDINARNAQVRQYAERTAINAPMQGSAADIIKRAMLTVEDWLENADLDARMIMQVHDELVFEVADSDLDALQQGVVERMEAAATLEVPLRVDAGHGKNWDEAH, encoded by the coding sequence ATGTCCAGGCAACCGCTCGTGCTGGTCGACGGCTCGTCCTACCTGTATCGCGCCTTCCATGCCTTGCCACCACTGACCACCTCGAAGGGCGAGCCCACGGGCGCACTGTATGGCGTGGCCAACATGCTCAGGCGCATGCCGAAGGAATTCGGCAGCGACAACATTGCGGTGGTATTCGACGCCAAGGGCAAGACTTTCCGCGACGAAATGTTCGAGGAGTACAAGGCCAATCGTCCGCCCATGCCGGACGAGCTGCGCTCGCAGGTGGAGCCACTGCATGAACTGGTTGCAGCGCTGGGCTTTCCCATCCTGCAGGTCAAGGGTGTCGAAGCCGATGACGTGATCGGCACGCTCGCCATCGCGGCCGCGGAGAAGGGCCAGGAAGTCATTGTCTCCACCGGTGACAAGGACATGGCACAGCTGGTCAAGCCGCACATCACGCTGATCAACACCATGACCAACAAGCGCATGGATCGCGACGGTGTGAAGGAAAAATTCGATGTCTGGCCGGAGCAGATCATCGATTACCTCGCGCTGGTCGGTGACAGCTCGGACAACATTCCCGGCGTGCCGAAAGTCGGACCGAAGACAGCGGCCAAGTGGCTGGCCGAATACGAATCGGTCGACAAGCTGCTCGAGCATGCCGACGACATCAAGGGCAAGGTCGGCGAGAGTCTTCGCGAGAACATCGAGCAACTGAAACTCTCGCGCGAGCTGGCAACGATTCGTTGTGATGTCGCGCTGGAGGAGTCACCCGAGCAACTGAAGATGCAGGCACCGGACGTCGACACGCTGCGCGACATGTATGCGCGTTTCGAGTTCCGCACCTGGGCTGAACAGCTTGACCAGGGAGGGACCGACGGTGGCGAGGCTTCCGGTTCCGGGGCAGCCGAGCCGGCCGTTGCCGACAGGTTGGAAGGTGATTACGAGACCGTTCTCGACCGGAAGGCCTTCGATGCCTGGCTGAAGAAGCTGAAAAAGGCAAAGCTCATTGCCTTCGATACCGAAACAACGTCCCTGCAGTACATGGAGGCCGAAATCGTCGGCGTGTCGTTTGCTGTCGAAGCCGGCAAGGCCGCCTACGTTCCCCTGGCGCATGACTATGCCGATGCGCCGGAGCAACTGGACCGCGACGAAATCCTGTCCGAGCTGAAGACGCTGCTGGAAGACCCGCAGGTGAAAAAGCTCGGCCATCACCTCAAGTACGACATGCACGTGCTGGCCAACCATGGCATCGAGCTGAAGGGCCTGGCCCACGACACCATGCTGGAATCCTACGTGCTCAATTCGACAGCCAGCCGCCACGACATGGACACGCTGGCACTGAAGCACCTCGATCACCAGAACATCAAGTACGAGGAAGTGGCCGGCAAGGGGAAAAAGCAGAAGCGCTTCGACGAAGTCAGCATCGACATCGCCGCGCCCTATGCCGCCGAGGATGCCGACATCACCCTCCGGCTGCATGAGCACCTGTGGCCGCAGCTGGAGAAGGACAAGACACTGCGCGAGCTGTACGAAGAACTGGAGATTCCGCTCGCCTCGGTGCTGGAACGCATGGAACATCGTGGCGTGCTGATCGACCGCCAGCAGCTTGCCGACCAGTCGCACGAGCTCGCGGAAAAGATGGCCGATCTCGAAAAGCGGGCATACGAAGAGGCTGGCAAGGAATTCAACCTGGGTTCGCCCAAGCAATTGCAGCAGATCCTGTTCGAGGAACAGGGCCTGCCGGTGATTCGCAAGACGCCAAAGGGCCAGCCGTCGACGGCCGAGGACGTCCTGCAGGAGCTGGCGCCCGACTACGCGCTGCCGTCCTTGATCATCGAGCATCGCGGCCTGTCGAAGCTTAAATCCACCTACACCGACAAGCTGCCGGAGATGATCAATGGCGAGACCGGGAGGGTGCATACCAGCTACCACCAGGCGGTGGCCGCAACCGGCCGGCTGTCATCCTCCGACCCGAACCTGCAGAACATCCCGATTCGCTCGGAGGAAGGCCGGCGCATTCGCCAGGCCTTTGTGGCGCCCGAGAAGCACCTGCTGCTGGCAGCGGATTACTCGCAGATCGAACTGCGGATCATGGCGCACCTCTCCGGCGACGAATCCCTGCTGGCAGCGTTTCGCGAAGATCGCGACATTCACCGCGCCACCGCGGCCGAGATTCTCGAAAAGCCGCTGGACGAGGTCAGCGACAACGAGCGCCGTTCCGCCAAGGCCGTCAATTTCGGCTTGATCTACGGCATGAGCGCGTTCGGCCTTGCCAAGCAGCTCGGTATCAGCCGCGGCGAAGCGCAGGAATACGTGGATCGCTATTTCGATCGTTACCCGGGCGTGCGCCGCTACATGGACGACACCCGCGAGTCGGCGAAGGACAAGGGCTATGTCGAAACGCTGTTCGGCCGCCGCCTGTACCTGCCGGACATCAACGCCCGCAACGCCCAGGTCCGGCAGTATGCCGAACGCACCGCCATCAATGCGCCCATGCAGGGCAGCGCCGCGGACATCATCAAGCGCGCCATGCTGACGGTGGAGGACTGGCTGGAAAACGCGGATCTCGATGCCCGCATGATCATGCAGGTGCATGACGAACTGGTTTTCGAAGTCGCGGACAGCGATCTTGATGCGCTGCAGCAAGGCGTGGTCGAGCGCATGGAGGCCGCGGCAACGCTGGAAGTGCCCCTGAGGGTGGACGCCGGGCACGGCAAGAACTGGGACGAAGCTCACTAG
- the yihA gene encoding ribosome biogenesis GTP-binding protein YihA/YsxC translates to MLDYRHTRFLTSANGREGFPAPVGPEIAFAGRSNAGKSSAINKITGVNGLARTSKTPGRTQLINFFQVDDTRRLVDLPGYGFAKVPDKVQAHWRGLMEGYLGEREPLAGIILIMDIRHPLKPFDEQMLDWAEFSGIPVHALLTKADKLTRNHANQALAKVRKAAPGLSLQLFSAQSGQGVDTAREQLDAWFGVSEAGADD, encoded by the coding sequence ATGCTGGACTACCGTCATACCCGCTTCCTGACCTCGGCCAATGGTCGCGAGGGCTTTCCGGCACCGGTCGGACCGGAGATCGCTTTCGCCGGACGCTCGAATGCCGGCAAATCCAGTGCCATCAACAAGATCACCGGGGTCAACGGGCTGGCGCGGACCTCGAAGACGCCGGGTCGCACCCAGCTGATCAATTTCTTCCAGGTCGATGACACCCGCCGCCTGGTCGACCTGCCGGGTTATGGCTTTGCCAAGGTGCCCGACAAGGTGCAGGCCCACTGGCGAGGTCTGATGGAGGGGTACCTGGGCGAGCGCGAACCGCTGGCCGGGATCATCCTGATCATGGACATTCGCCACCCCCTGAAGCCGTTTGACGAGCAGATGCTCGACTGGGCGGAGTTCTCGGGCATTCCGGTGCATGCCTTGCTGACCAAGGCAGACAAGCTGACCCGCAACCATGCCAACCAGGCCTTGGCGAAAGTCCGCAAGGCCGCGCCCGGCCTGTCCTTGCAGCTGTTCTCTGCGCAGAGCGGCCAGGGTGTGGACACCGCCCGTGAGCAGCTTGATGCCTGGTTCGGTGTCAGCGAGGCCGGCGCCGACGACTGA
- a CDS encoding EF-hand domain-containing protein yields MNKQTLILVALATAFSVTASADPGKGPHDGKAENMRPDGKPHPLLRQVDANKDGEISKTEVDAVQARRFAAIDTDGNGEVSREDILAQARERAEERLQRMADMQIDRLDENGDGVVSQEEFNARSDQGFARRDANNDGVLTRGELRPDGPRGPRNERQQRRGPRESGEENDS; encoded by the coding sequence ATGAACAAGCAAACCCTGATCCTCGTGGCGCTGGCCACCGCATTCAGCGTTACCGCCTCGGCCGATCCCGGCAAGGGCCCGCATGACGGCAAGGCCGAGAACATGCGCCCGGACGGGAAGCCGCACCCCCTGCTCCGGCAGGTCGATGCCAACAAGGACGGCGAAATCAGCAAGACCGAAGTCGATGCCGTGCAAGCCCGCCGCTTTGCCGCCATCGATACCGATGGCAATGGCGAGGTCAGCCGCGAGGATATCCTGGCGCAGGCCCGCGAGCGCGCCGAGGAGCGACTGCAGCGCATGGCCGACATGCAGATCGACCGTCTCGACGAGAACGGTGATGGCGTCGTGAGCCAGGAGGAATTCAATGCACGCTCCGACCAGGGCTTTGCCCGTCGCGACGCCAATAATGACGGTGTCCTGACGCGCGGCGAGCTGCGCCCGGACGGCCCGCGCGGCCCCCGCAACGAGCGGCAGCAGCGCCGCGGACCGCGGGAAAGTGGCGAGGAAAACGACTCCTGA